The Streptomyces sp. NBC_01775 genome includes a region encoding these proteins:
- a CDS encoding SAM-dependent methyltransferase: MTERTERSQIEIDTTVPHSARIWNYLLGGKDHYAVDRAAGDKVCQVFPGMVDITRHSRAFTGRVVRHLGHEAGIRQYLDIGTGLPTVDNTHEIAQRVAPESRIVYVDNDPLVLAHAQALLTSTPQGATSYLHADVRDPDSILSACANTLDLSRPVGLMLMGILGLVGDYDEARAVTVRLLDALPPGSYLALNDGSTTDPDYVEAIRRFNANSGAVPYTPRTPEEIAGFFEGLELLEPGITSCPRWRPEALPFGEPREIAVHGGLARKP; the protein is encoded by the coding sequence ATGACCGAACGCACGGAGCGCAGTCAAATTGAGATCGACACCACGGTCCCGCACTCCGCGCGCATCTGGAACTACCTCCTGGGCGGCAAGGACCACTACGCCGTCGACCGCGCGGCCGGCGACAAGGTGTGCCAGGTATTCCCCGGCATGGTCGACATCACCCGCCACTCCCGCGCCTTCACCGGCCGCGTCGTACGGCACCTCGGCCACGAGGCGGGCATCCGGCAGTACCTGGACATCGGCACCGGCCTGCCGACCGTCGACAACACCCACGAGATCGCCCAGCGGGTGGCCCCCGAGTCCCGGATCGTCTACGTCGACAACGACCCGCTGGTGCTCGCCCACGCACAGGCGCTGCTGACCAGCACCCCGCAGGGCGCCACCAGCTACCTCCACGCCGACGTCCGCGACCCGGACTCGATCCTGTCCGCCTGCGCCAACACCCTCGACCTGAGCCGCCCCGTCGGCCTGATGCTGATGGGAATCCTCGGCCTGGTCGGCGATTACGACGAGGCCCGTGCGGTGACCGTACGCCTGCTCGACGCGCTGCCGCCGGGCAGCTATCTGGCGCTCAACGACGGCAGCACCACCGACCCCGACTACGTCGAGGCGATCCGCCGCTTCAACGCGAACAGCGGCGCCGTGCCCTACACCCCGCGCACCCCCGAGGAGATCGCCGGCTTCTTCGAGGGCCTGGAGCTGCTGGAGCCCGGCATCACCTCCTGCCCCCGGTGGCGCCCCGAAGCGCTCCCGTTCGGTGAGCCGCGGGAGATCGCCGTACACGGCGGCCTCGCCCGCAAGCCTTGA
- a CDS encoding glycoside hydrolase family 31 protein, producing the protein MDARDLVRSVMVFGSGQGMRALRSAWRRRRVDAAGLPRQRAERARTPGEAAGAEPGPGGGVIRFARSALYVRVTVGGAVFLGWDGAGPEPSYALAGPCPEPDPRARLEPDKDGGWRVVSERMLVVVSRHGSVEVRTPGGALLRRDLPPRWWECEQEAHAAEDARSAKEARLSEEARSAEHVRDAERAGSEGGARWMQRSELPPDARFFGLGGRGAGPRLREGVYRLWNTDPGSFGPDEDPLYITMPVLLSVVDAGTLLVFHDNSWDGSVSVREGTEGLGSGHDRPARCEVRMSGGPMRYWLVAGAPSRVLHGWAALTGAPALPPRWALGHQHARWGFGSEREVRRVAEGYRSRGLPLRALHLDIDHYRGHRVFTVDERRFPDLPRLAAELLGHGVRLVSIVDPGVKAERGYAVYDSGTAADVFVRDARGREVVGVAWPGDTVFPDFTDRRVRKWWGELYAERLAQGFAGVWHDMNEPAVFTPFGTLADRTLPLSARHALEGRGGDHREAHNVYALTMAKAGYAGLRELRPERRPFLFSRSGWAGMQRYGGTWSGDVETGWEGLRASLSLVLGLGLCGVPYSGPDVGGFTGHPSPELYLRWFQLGAYLPLFRTHAAKWAGRREPWEFGADVLEHARAALEERERLTPYFVTLAQLAHRTGAPYVRPVWWQHPRDRALRDCEDAFLLGDALLVAPVLEQGIRTREVRLPSGRWYDTATGRAYEGPRTVRLATPGGRVPVLARAGAAVPVRGADGGTELEVWPPAPGRTGSGLVIPDPGEGWERPEAERFTVRGTGNGGAVVEREGGGAVGYAVRVRTVCEG; encoded by the coding sequence ATGGACGCGCGTGACCTGGTGCGGTCGGTAATGGTGTTCGGTTCGGGCCAGGGGATGCGGGCCCTGCGCTCGGCGTGGCGCAGACGGCGGGTGGACGCGGCCGGGCTGCCCCGGCAGCGGGCGGAGCGGGCCCGTACGCCCGGTGAGGCGGCGGGGGCGGAGCCGGGGCCGGGTGGCGGGGTGATCCGGTTCGCGCGCTCGGCGCTGTACGTACGGGTGACGGTGGGCGGGGCGGTCTTCCTCGGGTGGGACGGCGCCGGACCCGAGCCGTCGTACGCGCTGGCGGGCCCGTGTCCCGAGCCGGATCCGAGGGCGCGGCTGGAGCCGGACAAGGACGGCGGCTGGCGGGTGGTCTCGGAGCGGATGCTGGTGGTGGTCTCCCGGCACGGCAGCGTGGAGGTGCGGACGCCGGGCGGTGCGCTGTTGCGGAGGGACCTGCCGCCCCGTTGGTGGGAGTGCGAACAGGAGGCGCACGCTGCCGAGGACGCGCGATCGGCGAAGGAAGCGCGATTGTCGGAGGAAGCCCGGTCGGCGGAGCACGTCCGTGACGCGGAGCGCGCGGGGAGCGAGGGCGGGGCGCGGTGGATGCAACGGTCCGAACTGCCGCCCGACGCCCGGTTCTTCGGACTCGGCGGCAGAGGGGCCGGGCCCCGGCTGCGGGAGGGGGTCTACCGGCTGTGGAACACGGATCCGGGCTCTTTCGGGCCCGACGAGGATCCGCTGTACATCACGATGCCGGTGCTGTTGAGCGTGGTGGACGCGGGCACGCTGCTGGTCTTTCACGACAACTCCTGGGACGGCTCGGTATCCGTGCGGGAGGGGACGGAGGGTCTGGGCTCGGGACACGACCGGCCGGCGCGCTGCGAGGTGCGGATGAGCGGGGGCCCGATGCGCTACTGGCTGGTGGCGGGCGCCCCTTCGCGGGTGCTGCACGGGTGGGCGGCGCTGACGGGCGCGCCGGCGCTGCCGCCGCGCTGGGCGCTGGGGCACCAGCACGCGCGGTGGGGCTTCGGCAGCGAGCGGGAGGTGCGCAGGGTCGCCGAGGGCTACCGCAGCAGGGGGCTGCCGCTGCGGGCGCTGCACCTGGACATAGACCACTACCGGGGCCACCGCGTCTTCACGGTGGACGAGCGGCGCTTCCCGGATCTGCCCCGTCTCGCGGCGGAGCTGCTGGGCCACGGGGTGCGGCTGGTGTCGATCGTCGATCCCGGGGTGAAGGCGGAGCGCGGGTACGCCGTGTACGACAGCGGGACGGCCGCCGATGTGTTCGTGCGGGACGCGCGCGGGCGGGAGGTGGTGGGGGTGGCGTGGCCGGGGGACACGGTCTTCCCGGACTTCACGGACCGGCGGGTGCGCAAGTGGTGGGGCGAGCTGTACGCGGAGCGGCTGGCGCAGGGCTTCGCCGGGGTGTGGCACGACATGAACGAGCCCGCTGTGTTCACTCCGTTCGGCACGCTCGCGGACCGCACGCTGCCGCTGTCGGCGCGGCACGCGCTGGAGGGGCGGGGCGGGGATCACCGGGAGGCGCACAACGTCTACGCGCTGACGATGGCGAAGGCCGGCTACGCGGGGCTGCGGGAGCTGCGGCCCGAGCGGCGCCCCTTTCTGTTCTCCCGTTCGGGGTGGGCGGGGATGCAGCGGTACGGCGGGACGTGGTCGGGGGACGTGGAGACCGGCTGGGAGGGCCTGCGCGCCTCGCTGTCGCTGGTGCTGGGCCTGGGGCTGTGCGGGGTGCCGTACTCGGGCCCGGATGTCGGCGGGTTCACGGGGCATCCCTCGCCCGAGCTGTATCTGCGCTGGTTCCAGCTGGGTGCGTATCTGCCGCTGTTCCGTACGCACGCGGCCAAGTGGGCGGGGCGCAGGGAGCCGTGGGAGTTCGGCGCCGATGTGTTGGAGCACGCGCGCGCGGCGCTGGAGGAGCGGGAGCGGCTGACGCCCTATTTCGTGACGCTGGCTCAGCTGGCGCACCGTACGGGCGCACCGTATGTGCGCCCGGTGTGGTGGCAGCACCCCAGGGACCGGGCGCTGCGGGACTGCGAGGACGCGTTCTTGCTGGGGGACGCGCTGCTGGTGGCGCCGGTGCTGGAGCAGGGGATACGGACGCGTGAGGTGCGGCTGCCGAGCGGGCGGTGGTACGACACGGCGACGGGGCGGGCCTATGAGGGGCCGCGTACCGTGCGGCTGGCGACGCCGGGCGGGCGGGTCCCGGTGCTGGCCAGGGCGGGCGCCGCGGTGCCGGTACGGGGCGCGGACGGGGGGACGGAGCTGGAGGTGTGGCCGCCCGCTCCGGGCCGTACGGGCAGCGGGCTGGTGATTCCGGATCCGGGTGAGGGGTGGGAGCGCCCGGAGGCGGAGCGGTTCACGGTACGTGGCACGGGGAACGGCGGGGCCGTGGTGGAGCGCGAGGGCGGGGGCGCTGTGGGGTACGCGGTCCGGGTGCGGACGGTGTGCGAGGGGTGA
- a CDS encoding acetoacetate--CoA ligase — MTAGNSTSHLSGPEALWRPDPAGFAATRLTRFQTWAAQHHGAPAPDPDDPVASYAALHRWSTRELSSFWGAFAEWSGIRFTTPYETVLADSAMPGATWFPGATLNYAEHALRTAEDPAHADQPAILHVDESHRPTHVTWAELRSRVASLADALRGLGVRPGDRVSGYLPNIPEAAVALLATAAVGGVWTSCAPDFGARSVLDRFQQVEPVVLFTVDGYRYGGKEHDRRETVAELRADLPTLRAVVHVPLLGTPAPEGALEWADLTSGDAEPRFEQVPFDHPLWVLYSSGTTGLPKAIVQSQGGILIEHLKQLTLHNDIGPGDRFFWYTSTGWMMWNLLVSGLLTGATVVTYDGSPGFPDTSAQWRVAESTGTTVYGTSAAYVMACRKAGLHPGRDFDLAQVKCVATTGSPLPPDGFRWIHDEVSEDMWIASVSGGTDVCSCFAGAAPTLPVYTGELQAPSLATDLQAWDPHGKPLTDEVGELVVTQPMPSMPVRFWNDPDGSRYHDSYFDMYPGVWRHGDWITLTSRNTVVIHGRSDSTLNRQGVRMGSADIYEAVERLPEIRESLVIGLETPGGGYWMPLFVHLAEGAVLDDALRDRVQQTIRHSLSPRHVPDEIIEIPAVPHTLTGKRLEVPVKRLLQGTAMEKAVNPGSVDNAELLRFYEELARDRA, encoded by the coding sequence ATGACCGCAGGCAACAGCACCTCGCACCTTTCCGGACCCGAGGCGCTCTGGCGGCCCGACCCCGCCGGCTTCGCCGCCACCCGCCTCACCCGCTTCCAGACCTGGGCAGCCCAGCACCACGGCGCCCCGGCACCGGACCCCGACGACCCCGTCGCCTCCTACGCGGCTCTGCACCGCTGGTCCACCCGGGAACTGTCCTCCTTCTGGGGAGCCTTCGCCGAGTGGTCCGGCATCCGGTTCACCACCCCGTACGAGACCGTCCTGGCCGACAGCGCCATGCCCGGCGCCACCTGGTTCCCCGGTGCCACCCTCAACTACGCGGAGCACGCGCTGCGCACCGCCGAGGACCCGGCCCACGCCGATCAGCCTGCCATCCTCCACGTCGACGAGTCCCACCGGCCCACCCACGTCACCTGGGCCGAGCTGCGCTCCCGGGTCGCCTCGCTCGCCGACGCACTGCGCGGCCTCGGAGTACGCCCCGGCGACCGGGTCAGCGGCTACCTCCCCAACATCCCCGAGGCCGCGGTCGCCCTGTTGGCCACGGCCGCCGTCGGCGGCGTGTGGACATCCTGCGCCCCCGACTTCGGCGCCCGCAGCGTCCTCGACCGCTTCCAGCAGGTCGAGCCCGTCGTCCTGTTCACCGTCGACGGCTACCGCTACGGCGGCAAGGAGCACGACCGACGCGAGACCGTCGCCGAACTCCGCGCCGACCTGCCCACCCTGCGCGCCGTCGTCCACGTCCCGCTGCTGGGCACCCCCGCCCCCGAGGGCGCGCTGGAGTGGGCGGACCTCACCTCGGGCGACGCCGAACCCCGCTTCGAACAAGTCCCCTTCGACCACCCGCTGTGGGTCCTCTACTCCTCCGGTACGACTGGGCTGCCCAAGGCCATCGTCCAGTCCCAGGGCGGCATCCTGATCGAACACCTCAAGCAGCTCACCCTGCACAACGACATCGGCCCCGGCGACCGCTTCTTCTGGTACACCTCCACCGGCTGGATGATGTGGAACCTCCTCGTCTCGGGCCTCCTCACCGGCGCGACCGTCGTCACCTACGACGGCAGCCCCGGATTCCCCGACACCTCGGCCCAGTGGCGCGTCGCCGAGAGCACCGGCACCACCGTCTACGGCACCTCGGCCGCCTACGTCATGGCCTGCCGCAAAGCCGGCCTCCACCCCGGCCGAGACTTCGACCTCGCCCAGGTCAAGTGCGTCGCCACCACGGGCTCCCCGCTCCCGCCCGACGGCTTCCGCTGGATCCACGACGAGGTGTCCGAGGACATGTGGATCGCCTCCGTCAGCGGCGGCACCGACGTGTGCAGCTGTTTCGCCGGTGCGGCCCCCACCCTTCCGGTCTACACCGGAGAGCTCCAGGCACCCTCCCTCGCCACCGACCTCCAGGCGTGGGACCCGCACGGCAAGCCCCTCACCGACGAGGTGGGCGAGCTCGTCGTCACCCAGCCCATGCCCTCCATGCCGGTCCGCTTCTGGAACGACCCCGACGGCTCCCGCTACCACGACAGCTACTTCGACATGTACCCCGGCGTCTGGCGTCACGGTGACTGGATCACCCTCACCAGCCGCAACACCGTCGTCATCCACGGCCGCTCCGACTCCACCCTCAACCGCCAGGGCGTCCGCATGGGCTCCGCCGACATCTACGAGGCCGTCGAACGCCTCCCCGAGATCCGCGAATCCCTCGTCATCGGCCTGGAAACCCCCGGCGGCGGCTACTGGATGCCGCTGTTCGTCCACCTCGCCGAGGGCGCCGTCCTCGACGACGCCCTGCGCGACCGCGTCCAGCAGACCATCCGGCACAGCCTCTCGCCCCGCCACGTACCCGACGAGATCATCGAGATCCCCGCCGTGCCCCACACCCTCACCGGCAAGCGCCTCGAAGTCCCCGTCAAGCGCCTCCTCCAGGGCACCGCCATGGAAAAGGCAGTCAATCCCGGCTCCGTCGACAACGCCGAACTGCTGCGCTTCTACGAGGAACTAGCCCGCGACCGCGCCTGA
- the ptsP gene encoding phosphoenolpyruvate--protein phosphotransferase — MDTTLRGVGVSHGVAIGQARHMGTAVLEPPAKQIATEEAPREQQRARQAVEAVAADLIARGNLAGGEAQAVLEAQAMMAQDPELMADVERRITVGSTAERGVYDAFAAYRALLAQAGDYLAGRVADLDDVRNRIVARLLGVPMPGVPDSDEPYVLIARDLAPADTALLDPALVLGFVTEEGGPTSHSAILARALGVPAVVALPGAGELAEGTVVAVDGSTGEVMVNPTDAEREALARDAEERKAAVESAKGPGATSDGHKVPLLANVGGPADVPAAVEAGAEGVGLFRTEFLFLDDSERAPSEAKQVEAYRQVLEAFPEGRVVVRVLDAGADKPLEFLTPADEPNPALGVRGLRTLLDHPEVLRGQLTALAKAAEGLPVYLEVMAPMVADRTDAKAFADACREAGLHAKFGAMVEIPSAALRARSVLQEVEFLSLGTNDLAQYTFAADRQVGAVSRLQDPWQPALLDLVAVSAEAAKAEGKSCGVCGEAAADPLLACVLTGLGVTSLSMGSSAIPFVRAQLAKHTLAQCERAAAAARAADTGPDARAAAQAVLSGE, encoded by the coding sequence ATGGACACAACGCTTCGAGGCGTGGGTGTGAGCCACGGGGTAGCGATCGGCCAGGCGCGGCACATGGGTACCGCTGTGCTGGAGCCGCCGGCCAAGCAGATCGCCACCGAGGAGGCGCCGCGCGAGCAGCAGCGGGCGCGGCAGGCCGTGGAGGCCGTCGCCGCCGACTTGATCGCTCGCGGGAATCTCGCGGGCGGCGAGGCGCAGGCCGTGCTGGAGGCACAGGCCATGATGGCGCAGGACCCGGAGCTGATGGCCGATGTCGAGCGGCGGATCACCGTCGGGAGCACGGCCGAGCGCGGGGTCTACGACGCGTTCGCCGCCTACCGGGCGCTGCTCGCGCAGGCCGGGGACTATCTGGCGGGGCGGGTGGCCGACCTGGACGATGTGCGCAACCGTATCGTCGCCCGGCTGCTGGGCGTTCCGATGCCGGGGGTGCCGGACAGCGACGAGCCGTATGTGCTGATCGCGCGCGATCTGGCGCCGGCGGACACGGCGCTGCTGGATCCGGCTCTGGTACTCGGGTTCGTGACCGAGGAGGGCGGGCCGACCAGCCACAGCGCGATTCTCGCGCGGGCGCTGGGCGTTCCGGCCGTGGTGGCACTGCCTGGTGCGGGTGAGCTGGCCGAGGGCACGGTCGTGGCCGTGGACGGCAGTACCGGCGAGGTCATGGTGAACCCGACCGATGCGGAGCGCGAGGCGCTGGCGCGGGACGCCGAGGAGCGCAAGGCGGCCGTCGAGTCGGCCAAGGGGCCCGGTGCCACCTCCGACGGGCACAAGGTGCCGCTTCTGGCGAACGTGGGCGGTCCCGCGGACGTGCCCGCCGCCGTGGAGGCGGGGGCCGAGGGTGTGGGTCTCTTCCGTACGGAGTTCCTGTTCCTGGACGACAGCGAGCGGGCGCCGTCGGAGGCCAAGCAGGTCGAGGCGTACCGGCAGGTACTGGAAGCCTTCCCCGAGGGGCGGGTCGTGGTGCGCGTGCTGGACGCGGGGGCCGACAAGCCGCTCGAGTTCCTGACGCCCGCCGACGAGCCGAACCCGGCTCTCGGAGTGCGGGGCCTGCGGACGCTGCTCGATCACCCCGAGGTGCTGCGGGGACAGTTGACCGCGCTGGCGAAGGCGGCCGAGGGGCTGCCCGTCTACCTTGAGGTCATGGCGCCCATGGTGGCGGACAGGACCGATGCGAAGGCGTTCGCCGACGCGTGCCGGGAGGCGGGGCTCCACGCGAAGTTCGGGGCGATGGTGGAGATTCCGTCGGCCGCGCTGCGGGCGCGTTCGGTGCTCCAGGAGGTGGAGTTCCTGTCGCTGGGCACCAACGACCTGGCGCAGTACACGTTCGCCGCCGACCGTCAGGTGGGTGCGGTCTCCCGGCTTCAGGACCCGTGGCAGCCCGCGCTGCTGGATCTGGTGGCCGTCTCGGCCGAGGCTGCCAAGGCCGAGGGCAAGAGCTGCGGGGTGTGCGGCGAGGCCGCGGCGGATCCGCTGCTGGCCTGTGTGCTGACCGGGCTCGGGGTGACCAGCTTGTCGATGGGGTCCTCGGCGATTCCGTTCGTGCGGGCGCAGTTGGCGAAGCACACGCTGGCCCAGTGCGAGCGTGCGGCTGCCGCGGCGCGGGCCGCGGATACGGGGCCGGATGCTCGGGCCGCCGCGCAGGCGGTGCTCTCCGGAGAGTGA
- a CDS encoding PTS sugar transporter subunit IIA gives MTTVTSPLTGRVIGLSAVPDPVFSGAMVGPGTAVDPVREKTEAVAPVDGIVVSLHPHAFVVVDSDGHGVLTHLGIDTVQLNGEGFELLAAKGDTVSRGQAVVRWDPAAVEAAGKSPVSPVIALEATADSLGGLVDDGEIEAGQPLFAWS, from the coding sequence ATGACCACCGTGACGTCCCCTTTGACCGGACGTGTCATTGGCTTGTCCGCTGTGCCCGACCCGGTGTTCTCCGGGGCGATGGTGGGCCCCGGCACCGCCGTCGACCCCGTGCGTGAGAAGACCGAGGCCGTGGCGCCCGTGGACGGGATCGTGGTCTCCCTGCATCCGCACGCGTTCGTGGTCGTCGACTCGGACGGGCACGGGGTGCTTACGCACCTGGGGATCGACACCGTGCAGTTGAACGGTGAGGGTTTTGAGCTGCTTGCGGCCAAGGGTGACACCGTGAGCCGCGGCCAGGCCGTGGTGCGCTGGGACCCTGCGGCCGTCGAGGCGGCGGGCAAGTCGCCGGTCTCTCCGGTCATCGCGCTGGAGGCCACCGCCGACTCGCTCGGCGGGCTGGTGGACGACGGCGAGATCGAGGCGGGGCAGCCGCTCTTCGCCTGGAGCTGA
- a CDS encoding CDP-alcohol phosphatidyltransferase family protein: protein MEVQETAVQTDRVLTIPNILSMARLVGVPVFLWLILWPEFGGPNCDLWALLVLAASGVSDYLDGKLARRWNQISSLGRILDPAADRLYILSTLVGLTWREILPIWLTAALLARELLLLVMVWVLDRHGYAPPQVNFLGKAATFNLMYAFPLLLLSDGSSWVASLAAIFGWAFAGWGTALYWWAGILYVVQVRRLIRADAEAD, encoded by the coding sequence GTGGAGGTCCAGGAGACAGCGGTCCAGACGGACCGGGTCCTCACCATCCCCAACATCCTGAGCATGGCGCGCCTCGTCGGCGTGCCAGTGTTCCTGTGGCTGATCCTGTGGCCTGAGTTCGGAGGGCCGAACTGCGATCTGTGGGCCCTGCTCGTGCTCGCTGCCAGCGGTGTCAGCGACTATCTCGACGGTAAGCTCGCGCGCCGCTGGAACCAGATCAGCAGCCTCGGCAGGATTCTCGACCCCGCGGCCGACAGGCTGTACATCCTCTCCACGCTCGTGGGCCTCACCTGGCGTGAGATCCTCCCCATTTGGCTTACTGCGGCGCTACTGGCCCGGGAGCTGCTCCTGCTGGTCATGGTGTGGGTCCTGGACCGGCATGGCTATGCCCCGCCCCAGGTGAACTTCCTGGGCAAGGCCGCCACCTTCAATCTGATGTACGCATTTCCCCTGCTTCTCCTCAGTGACGGAAGTAGCTGGGTGGCATCACTCGCTGCTATTTTCGGATGGGCGTTCGCCGGCTGGGGTACGGCTCTCTACTGGTGGGCAGGGATCCTCTATGTGGTCCAGGTTCGCCGACTGATCAGGGCGGACGCCGAGGCCGACTGA
- a CDS encoding mannose-1-phosphate guanyltransferase: MKAVVMAGGEGTRLRPMTASMPKPLLPVVNRPIMEHVLRLLKRHGLSETVVTVQFLASLVKNYFGDGEELGMELTYANEEKPLGTAGSVKNAEEALKDDSFLVISGDALTDFDLTDLINFHRERGALVTVCLTRVPNPLEFGITIVDDDGRVERFLEKPTWGQVFSDTVNTGIYVMEPEVFDYVDPDVSVDWSGDVFPQLMKEGKPIYGYIAEGYWEDVGTHESYVKAQADMLEGKVDAEMDGFEISPGVWVAEGAEVHSDAVLRGPLYIGDYAKVEADAEIREHSVIGSNVVVKSGAFLHRTVVHDNVYIGQQCNLRGAVIGKNTDVMRASRIEDGAVIGDECFIGEESIVQGNVRVYPFKTIEAGAFVNTSVIWESRGQAHLFGARGVSGILNVEITPELAVRLAGAYATTLKKGSTVTTARDHSRGARALKRAMISALQTSAIDVRDLENVPLPVARQQTARGSAGGIMIRTSPGVPDSVDIMFFDERGGDLSQASQRKLDRVYARQEYRRAFPGEIGDLRFPSSVYDSYTGSLLRAVDTTGVEEAGLKIVVDASNGSAGLVLPSLLGRLGVDSLTINPGLDESRPTETAESRRSGMVRLGEIVASARADFGVRFDPVGERLSLVDEHGRIVEDDRALLVMLDLVAAERRSGRVALPVTTTRIAEQVAAYHGTQVEWTTTSPDDLTRVSRDDAAVFGGDGRGGFIVPEFSSVFDGAAVFVRLIGLVARTQLTLSQIDSRIPRAHVRRRDLATPWAVKGLVMRTVVEAAGDRSVDTTDGVRVVESDGRWVMVLPDPAEAVTHLWAEGPDEASAQALLDEWAEVVDSAGR, translated from the coding sequence ATGAAGGCCGTCGTGATGGCTGGTGGCGAAGGCACACGCCTTCGGCCGATGACCGCGAGCATGCCCAAGCCACTTCTGCCGGTGGTCAATCGGCCGATCATGGAACATGTACTGAGGCTGCTCAAGCGTCATGGGCTCAGCGAAACCGTCGTGACCGTGCAATTCCTGGCCTCGCTGGTCAAGAATTACTTCGGTGACGGCGAAGAGCTCGGGATGGAGCTTACGTATGCCAACGAAGAAAAGCCGTTGGGTACGGCCGGCAGCGTCAAGAACGCGGAGGAAGCCCTCAAGGACGACTCGTTTCTCGTTATCTCCGGAGACGCCCTCACGGACTTCGACCTCACCGATCTCATCAACTTTCACCGTGAACGGGGCGCCCTCGTCACAGTCTGTCTGACCCGCGTGCCGAACCCGTTGGAGTTCGGGATCACCATCGTGGACGACGACGGCCGGGTCGAGAGGTTTCTGGAGAAGCCGACCTGGGGCCAGGTCTTCTCCGACACCGTCAATACCGGTATCTACGTCATGGAGCCCGAGGTCTTCGACTACGTCGACCCCGATGTGTCCGTCGACTGGTCCGGAGATGTCTTCCCTCAGCTCATGAAGGAGGGCAAGCCCATCTACGGCTATATCGCCGAGGGCTACTGGGAGGACGTCGGTACGCACGAGAGCTACGTCAAGGCGCAGGCCGACATGCTCGAGGGCAAGGTCGACGCCGAGATGGACGGGTTCGAGATCTCCCCTGGCGTATGGGTCGCCGAAGGTGCCGAGGTGCACTCCGACGCTGTGCTCCGCGGGCCCCTCTACATCGGCGATTACGCGAAGGTCGAGGCCGACGCCGAAATCCGGGAACATTCCGTCATCGGGTCGAACGTCGTCGTCAAGAGCGGCGCCTTCCTGCACCGCACCGTCGTGCACGACAACGTCTACATCGGCCAGCAGTGCAATCTGCGGGGCGCCGTCATCGGCAAGAACACCGATGTCATGCGGGCCTCCCGCATAGAGGACGGCGCCGTCATCGGTGACGAGTGCTTCATCGGCGAGGAATCCATCGTCCAGGGAAACGTCCGCGTCTACCCCTTCAAGACGATCGAGGCCGGCGCCTTCGTCAACACCTCGGTCATCTGGGAGTCCCGTGGGCAGGCACATCTCTTCGGTGCCCGGGGAGTCTCCGGAATCCTGAACGTCGAGATCACCCCCGAGCTGGCCGTCCGTCTCGCCGGTGCCTACGCGACGACCCTCAAGAAGGGGTCGACCGTCACCACGGCCCGCGACCACTCCCGCGGTGCCCGTGCCCTCAAGCGCGCCATGATCTCCGCACTTCAGACCAGCGCCATAGACGTCCGCGACCTGGAGAACGTACCGCTGCCCGTGGCCCGGCAGCAGACAGCACGCGGCAGCGCGGGCGGCATCATGATCCGCACCTCGCCGGGGGTGCCCGACTCGGTCGACATCATGTTCTTCGACGAGCGCGGGGGAGACCTCTCGCAGGCGAGTCAGCGCAAGCTCGACCGCGTCTACGCACGTCAGGAGTACCGCAGGGCCTTCCCCGGCGAGATCGGTGACCTGCGCTTCCCCTCCAGCGTCTACGACTCCTACACCGGCTCCCTCCTTCGTGCAGTGGACACCACCGGCGTCGAGGAGGCCGGACTCAAGATCGTCGTCGACGCCTCCAACGGCAGCGCGGGGCTGGTGCTGCCCAGCCTGCTGGGCCGGCTCGGGGTCGACTCCCTCACCATCAATCCGGGCCTCGATGAGTCCAGGCCCACCGAGACGGCTGAGTCGCGGCGCTCGGGAATGGTGCGGCTTGGGGAGATCGTCGCCTCCGCGCGTGCGGACTTCGGCGTGCGCTTCGACCCCGTGGGCGAGCGGCTCTCGCTGGTGGACGAGCATGGCCGGATCGTGGAAGACGACAGGGCGCTGCTGGTCATGCTCGACCTGGTCGCGGCCGAGCGGCGCAGCGGCAGGGTCGCGCTGCCCGTCACCACGACCCGGATCGCCGAGCAGGTCGCCGCCTACCACGGCACACAGGTCGAGTGGACGACCACCTCGCCCGACGATCTCACCCGGGTCAGCAGGGACGACGCCGCCGTCTTCGGCGGTGACGGCAGGGGCGGTTTCATCGTCCCCGAGTTCAGCTCGGTCTTCGACGGTGCCGCGGTCTTCGTACGGCTGATCGGTCTGGTGGCGCGTACCCAGCTGACGCTCAGCCAGATCGACTCGCGCATCCCGCGCGCCCATGTGCGCCGCCGTGACCTGGCAACCCCGTGGGCCGTCAAGGGACTTGTGATGCGCACCGTCGTGGAGGCCGCGGGCGACAGGTCCGTGGACACCACCGACGGGGTCCGGGTCGTCGAGTCCGACGGTCGCTGGGTGATGGTGCTGCCCGACCCGGCCGAGGCCGTCACTCATCTGTGGGCCGAGGGGCCCGACGAGGCCTCCGCACAGGCTCTCCTGGACGAGTGGGCCGAGGTGGTCGACAGCGCCGGCCGCTGA